Proteins encoded by one window of Dioscorea cayenensis subsp. rotundata cultivar TDr96_F1 chromosome 6, TDr96_F1_v2_PseudoChromosome.rev07_lg8_w22 25.fasta, whole genome shotgun sequence:
- the LOC120263818 gene encoding cytochrome P450 94A1-like yields the protein MVIIASNQRKTKPLAMDLTFSFIFILLLPLFTFLLFHHLSIKKPTSEGLKPHPLIGHLPHFIKHRHRFLDWITDVLTSNPSHTMSLQIPFQDYGILTANPLNVEHILKTNFGNYPKGQRSTTFLQDFLGQGIFNSDGEQWRHQRKLASYEFNKRSLRNFVMDTVQLEIENRLLPLLRRAEERDEVLDFQDILESFGFDNICKVAFNEDPACLSIDEEEEKKKSMSKGFKKAFGDAQSLSMVRFMDVFPFTWRIKKMLDIGSEKKLRKSVSIVREFAMKIIRDRRRDNRDHDGDDLLSRFSSEKEKSEEFLRDIVISFVLAGRETTSSALSWFFWLVSTRTDVEEKIVKEVDEIRARHGNFREGFDYDKLREMQYLHAAVTESMRLYPPVAIDTLACKEDDTLPDGNFVGKGWFVSYSAYAMGRLEEIWGEDWGVFRPERWLEDGVFKPENPFKFPVFHAGPRMCLGKEMAYIQMKSVAASVFEEFKVEVLLEKGRSPEHVLSMTLRMRDGLPVQVKRRERS from the coding sequence ATGGTCATTATTGCATCAAACCAAAGGAAAACCAAACCATTAGCAATggaccttaccttctccttcatcttcatccttcttctccctctcttcACCTTCCTCTTATTCCACCACctctcaataaaaaaaccaaccTCCGAAGGACTAAAACCACACCCACTAATTGGCCATCTACCTCACTTTATCAAGCACCGCCATAGATTCCTTGACTGGATCACAGATGTTCTCACCTCAAACCCAAGCCACACCATGAGCCTCCAAATCCCTTTCCAAGACTATGGCATCCTCACTGCCAACCCCTTAAACGTTGAACACATCCTCAAGACTAACTTTGGCAACTACCCCAAAGGTCAACGTTCAACCACTTTCCTTCAAGACTTCCTTGGCCAAGGGATCTTCAACTCTGATGGTGAGCAATGGAGGCATCAGAGGAAATTAGCAAGCTATGAGTTCAACAAGAGATCTCTAAGAAACTTTGTTATGGATACAGTTCAGTTGGAGATTGAAAACAGGTTGTTACCTTTGTTGAGGAGAGCAGAGGAAAGAGATGAAGTTTTAGATTTCCAAGACATCTTGGAATCCTttggttttgataatatttGCAAGGTGGCTTTCAATGAAGATCCTGCTTGTCTCAGTattgatgaggaggaggagaagaagaagagtatgTCTAAGGGGTTCAAGAAAGCATTTGGAGATGCTCAAAGCTTATCAATGGTGCGTTTCATGGATGTGTTCCCATTCACTTGGAGAATCAAGAAGATGTTGGACATTGGCTCAGAGAAAAAGCTCAGGAAGAGTGTGTCCATTGTGCGTGAGTTTGCCATGAAGATCATACGTGATAGAAGAAGGGATAACAGAGACCATGATGGTGATGATCTCTTGTCTCGCTTTTCGTcggagaaggagaagagtgaGGAGTTTCTCAGAGATATAGTGATAAGTTTTGTGTTGGCTGGGAGGGAGACCACATCTTCTGCACTGAGTTGGTTCTTCTGGTTGGTGTCGACAAGGACGGATGTGGAAGAGAAGATAGTGAAGGAAGTAGATGAGATTAGAGCTAGGCATGGAAATTTCAGAGAGGGTTTTGACTATGACAAGCTGAGAGAGATGCAGTATCTTCATGCGGCGGTGACGGAGTCAATGAGGCTGTATCCTCCGGTGGCGATCGACACATTGGCATGCAAAGAGGATGACACATTGCCTGACGGGAACTTTGTAGGCAAGGGATGGTTTGTGTCATACAGTGCATATGCTATGGGGAGATTGGAGGAGATATGGGGGGAGGATTGGGGGGTTTTCCGGCCAGAGAGGTGGTTGGAGGATGGAGTTTTTAAACCGGAGAATCCGTTCAAGTTTCCAGTGTTTCATGCAGGGCCAAGGATGTGTTTAGGGAAGGAGATGGCTTATATACAGATGAAGTCTGTGGCTGCAAGTGTGTTTGAGGAGTTCAAGGTTGAGGTTTTGCTGGAGAAGGGAAGAAGTCCAGAACATGTGCTTTCAATGACTCTCAGAATGAGAGATGGTTTGCCtgttcaagtgaaaaggagggAAAGAAGTTAA